One window from the genome of Paenibacillus azoreducens encodes:
- a CDS encoding pentapeptide repeat-containing protein: MDKQAALHHFKEHHFTPLLESELDKLEAKFHRCQAGLISDFKQSFRDLCAYILSMQQQGLKEPIGYIHYSFLRTQMLEQSYLYMVEAYSAEWYEDDSDCKLTYDASWAYAPMSAMLENLEQQRKIYMGAINSADVERLILESAPFFHSFVDSLVRLAIAESVQSPEYQAIHKAERLLIRTGEYRDISENLYVWDQEPLRADEVFEQLMQSSEEEPYVYENLKSLSLPHLHQFQKDLRYNDFSYSDLRGSQFHTCILLGTRWQQANVEGGSFQGCLLSDTDFRYCHLKGVNFSEASGRVDRENGLRTPGLCGIRFEHANLDEADFTNVHSFEHAYFEGASMQGTRVPRIYQQHWKLSDSQRESIVWTE, encoded by the coding sequence ATGGATAAACAAGCGGCATTACACCATTTTAAAGAACATCATTTTACACCTTTGTTAGAATCTGAGTTGGACAAACTGGAAGCCAAGTTCCACCGCTGCCAAGCTGGGCTGATCTCCGACTTCAAACAATCGTTCAGGGATTTGTGTGCATACATTCTGAGCATGCAGCAACAGGGCCTAAAAGAACCGATTGGATATATTCACTACTCGTTCCTGCGCACTCAGATGCTGGAGCAATCCTACCTGTATATGGTCGAAGCTTATTCTGCCGAATGGTACGAAGATGATTCCGATTGCAAGTTAACCTATGACGCTTCATGGGCCTATGCACCGATGAGTGCCATGTTGGAAAACTTGGAGCAGCAGCGAAAAATATACATGGGGGCGATAAATTCTGCGGATGTTGAACGGCTGATATTAGAATCCGCACCCTTTTTTCACTCATTTGTGGATTCTCTTGTACGTCTGGCTATAGCTGAATCCGTTCAATCGCCTGAATATCAGGCCATCCATAAAGCTGAACGACTGCTCATTCGGACGGGTGAGTACAGAGATATTAGTGAAAATCTTTATGTCTGGGATCAGGAACCGCTCCGTGCAGATGAAGTATTTGAACAATTAATGCAATCCAGCGAAGAAGAACCTTATGTTTACGAAAACTTGAAGTCGCTCTCCCTCCCTCATCTTCATCAGTTCCAAAAGGATTTGCGCTATAACGATTTCAGCTACAGTGACCTGCGGGGAAGCCAGTTTCATACCTGTATACTGCTAGGGACCCGCTGGCAGCAAGCCAATGTAGAAGGAGGAAGCTTCCAAGGCTGCCTGCTATCTGATACGGACTTTAGATACTGTCATCTAAAAGGCGTGAACTTTAGCGAGGCTAGCGGGCGAGTGGATCGAGAAAATGGACTGCGAACTCCCGGCCTTTGCGGGATACGTTTTGAACATGCCAATCTGGACGAGGCCGATTTTACGAATGTGCATTCCTTTGAACATGCATATTTTGAGGGAGCCTCCATGCAAGGGACCCGTGTCCCGAGAATATACCAGCAGCACTGGAAGCTTAGTGATTCACAGCGTGAATCCATCGTATGGACGGAGTAA